Proteins found in one Oncorhynchus mykiss isolate Arlee chromosome 17, USDA_OmykA_1.1, whole genome shotgun sequence genomic segment:
- the LOC118940205 gene encoding uncharacterized protein LOC118940205 isoform X2 — protein sequence MNKEAITLKQEDDITVKEEYGNEVVKVEKEVEAFRIKTEEETFGVKEASVSIKEESVSIKEEDALGVKNETEDPITTSERHDYRGSSGEPQQPHEAEEAEKSLSRSEHQMDNASPSSLLESQCRASPGMKRLSVLLVDCRTRTGLSGTVRGGEEKKGSDLTHQKIESDTEGMDEDSVSDLSFDSSEDDMFLEGEDPVFDHDTDPDWEPPVPTCPSPSEAGSSSGSTPSGPSRGPTKKRKRGSVPPANRGKERRWHTVLEDDVEPPQPTFRPKRKPGPQLNMTATYSPLQLFQLFFTQSVVESLVSNTNKYGKMKQASEKVAWKPISTSEFFCYLSLVIYMGLVRLESLRDYWKTSSVYQLPFPSTVMSCKRFLDLSQALHISDPKVDEENEKKRGTARFDTLCKIKPLYHSIVEACKTYFQPAQNVSIDERMVASKDRIGLQQYMINKPTKCGLKLFVLADSACAYTCNFLVYEGKKSFATGKELSYASVMVLLDFQLLGKGYKLFVDYFYTSPTLFAELRKRGVWACGTIRTSKVGFPKTKVNDMPKWAERGTMRWIREDGLLFVKWMDAKEVVMCSTIHKSFSEDYVVRRVKDATGAWTTKNVPIPTAVKDFNKSMEGVYLSDVLTGYYNVLHKTMKWYKTFFYHFIDIAVVNAFILHKEMATSCGKPFLSQKAFREQLIKELAGHSTTAPSPVPSAREQLIKELAGRSTTAPSPVPSAREQLIKELAGHSTTAPSPVPSAREQLIKELAGRSTTAPSPVPSAREQLIKELAGRSTTAPSPVPSAREQLIKELAGHSTTAPSPVPSVPPATSVHLPKYICAGMDVPKGQRGSAWRRCCVVCKMKSPITCPTCSVTLCFTSERDCYGIWHQQQNIV from the exons ATGAATAAGGAGGCTATCACATTGAAACAAGAGgatgatattacagtgaaagaggaaTATGGGAACGAGGTTGTCAAAGTGGAAAAAGAGGTAGAAGCTTTCAGAATCAAAACGGAGGAAGAAACGTTTGGAGTAAAAGAGGCGAGTGTCTCAATAAAAGAGGAGAGTGTCTCAATAAAAGAGGAAGACGCTTTGGGAGTGAAAAACGAGACTGAAGATCCGATTaccacca gcgagagacatgactatcgtggatcctccggggagcctcaacaacctcatgaagctgaagaggcagagaagagtctctccagatcagaacaccagatg gacaacgctagcccttcctccctcctggaGTCCCAGTGTCGTGCCTCTCCCGggatgaagaggttgtctgtgctgctggtggactgcaggacaagaacggggctgagtggaactgtgagaggaggagaagagaagaaaggatcagatttgactcatcaaa AAATTGAGAGTGACACAGAAGGAATGGATGAGGACTCTGTGAGTGATCTGAGTTTTGATTCCAGCGAGGATGACATGTTTTTGGAAGGAGAAGATCCAGTTTTCGATCA tgacactgaccccgactgggagcccccagtgccaacttGTCCATCcccctctgaagctggttcatcctcTGGCTCCACACCTTCCGGGCCGTCTAGAGGACCGacaaagaagaggaagaggggaagtgtGCCACCCGCTAACAGAGGGAAAGAAAGGCGTTGGCACACCGTCCTAGAAGACGATGTGGAGCCACCCCAACCAACTTTTAGGCCGAAAAGGAAGCCAGGACCTCAGCTAAACATGACTGCTACGTACAGCCCCCTTCAGCTTTTTCAGCTGTTCTTCACCCAATCCGTTGTAGAGTCGCTCGTGTCTAACACGAATAAGTATGGGAAGATGAAGCAAGCAAGCGAAAAGGTAGCATGGAAGCCCATATCCACGTCAGAGTTTTTCTGCTACCTTTCACTGGTCATCTACATGGGGCTGGTGAGGCTGGAAAGCCTGAGGGACTACTGGAAAACGTCATCTGTCTACCAACTGCCTTTCCCCTCGACAGTTATGTCCTGCAAAAGGTTTCTGGATCTCTCCCAGGCGCTTCACATCAGTGACCCAAAGGTTGATGAAGAGAACGAGAAGAAGAGGGGCACAGCGAGGTTCGATACGCTGTGCAAAATCAAACCTCTCTACCACAGCATTGTCGAGGCCTGCAAGACGTACTTTCAGCCAGCCCAGAACGTGTCAAtcgatgagaggatggtagcctcaaaggACAGAATTGGCCTCCAACAATACATGATAAACAAACCAACCAAGTGTGGTCTCAAACTGTTTGTGTTGGCTGACTCTGCGTGTGCCTACACGTGCAATTTCTTGGTCTATGAGGGGAAGAAGAGTTTTGCTACCGGTAAGGAACTCAGCTATGCCTCTGTAATGGtgttattggattttcaactgctcgggaagggctacaaactgtttgtggattacttctacacaagccctaccctgtttGCAGAGCTTAGGAAGCGGGGAGtgtgggcttgtggcaccattcgtACCTCCAAGGTGGGCTTCCCGAAGACGAAGGTGAACGACATGCCTAAGTGGGCTGAGCGGGGGACCATGAGATGGATCCGTGAAGATGGCCTGCTGTTTGTAAAGTGGATGGATGCCAAAGAGGTGGTGATGTGCTCCACaatccacaagtccttcagtgAGGATTATGTTGTCAGGCGTGTGAAGGACGCTACAGGGGCATGGACCaccaaaaatgtccccattccaacTGCGGTAAAGGACTTCAACAAGAGCATGGAAGGTGTGTACCTATCAGATGTGCTGACGGGCTATTACAATGTTCTCCATAAGAcaatgaaatggtacaagacctTCTTCTATCATTTCATCGACATCGCCGTGGTGAATGCATTCATCCTACACAAGGAAATGGCGACGAGCTGTGGAAAGCCCTTCCTCTCACAGAAAGCCTTCCGAGAGCAGCTCATCAAG GAGCTGGCTGGCCACAGCACCACTGCACCAAGTCCTGTCCCTTCTGCTCGAGAGCAGCTcatcaaggagcttgctggcCGCAGCACCACTGCACCAAGCCCTGTCCCTTCTGCTCGAGAGCAGCTcatcaaggagcttgctggcCACAGCACCACTGCACCAAGCCCTGTCCCTTCTGCTCGAGAGCAGCTcatcaaggagcttgctggcCGCAGCACCACTGCACCAAGCCCTGTCCCTTCTGCTCGAGAGCAGCTcatcaaggagcttgctggcCGCAGCACCACTGCACCAAGCCCTGTCCCTTCTGCTCGAGAGCAGCTcatcaaggagcttgctggcCACAGCACCACTGCACCAAGCCCTGTCCCTTCTGTCCCTCCTGCCAcaagtgttcatctgcccaaatatatttgtgcaggcatggatgtgcctaagGGCCAAAGGGGCTCAGCATGGAGGCGTTGCTGTGTTGTCTGCAagatgaagtcccccatcacatGCCCCACATGCtcagtgaccctctgctttacatcgGAGAGAGACTGCTACGGCATCTGGCATCAGCAGCAGAATATTGTgtag
- the LOC118940205 gene encoding uncharacterized protein LOC118940205 isoform X1: protein MNKEAITLKQEDDITVKEEYGNEVVKVEKEVEAFRIKTEEETFGVKEASVSIKEESVSIKEEDALGVKNETEDPITTSERHDYRGSSGEPQQPHEAEEAEKSLSRSEHQMDNASPSSLLESQCRASPGMKRLSVLLVDCRTRTGLSGTVRGGEEKKGSDLTHQKIESDTEGMDEDSVSDLSFDSSEDDMFLEGEDPVFDHDTDPDWEPPVPTCPSPSEAGSSSGSTPSGPSRGPTKKRKRGSVPPANRGKERRWHTVLEDDVEPPQPTFRPKRKPGPQLNMTATYSPLQLFQLFFTQSVVESLVSNTNKYGKMKQASEKVAWKPISTSEFFCYLSLVIYMGLVRLESLRDYWKTSSVYQLPFPSTVMSCKRFLDLSQALHISDPKVDEENEKKRGTARFDTLCKIKPLYHSIVEACKTYFQPAQNVSIDERMVASKDRIGLQQYMINKPTKCGLKLFVLADSACAYTCNFLVYEGKKSFATGKELSYASVMVLLDFQLLGKGYKLFVDYFYTSPTLFAELRKRGVWACGTIRTSKVGFPKTKVNDMPKWAERGTMRWIREDGLLFVKWMDAKEVVMCSTIHKSFSEDYVVRRVKDATGAWTTKNVPIPTAVKDFNKSMEGVYLSDVLTGYYNVLHKTMKWYKTFFYHFIDIAVVNAFILHKEMATSCGKPFLSQKAFREQLIKELAGHSTTAPSPVPSAREQLIKELAGHSTTAPSPVPSAREQLIKELAGRSTTAPSPVPSAREQLIKELAGHSTTAPSPVPSAREQLIKELAGRSTTAPSPVPSAREQLIKELAGRSTTAPSPVPSAREQLIKELAGHSTTAPSPVPSVPPATSVHLPKYICAGMDVPKGQRGSAWRRCCVVCKMKSPITCPTCSVTLCFTSERDCYGIWHQQQNIV from the exons ATGAATAAGGAGGCTATCACATTGAAACAAGAGgatgatattacagtgaaagaggaaTATGGGAACGAGGTTGTCAAAGTGGAAAAAGAGGTAGAAGCTTTCAGAATCAAAACGGAGGAAGAAACGTTTGGAGTAAAAGAGGCGAGTGTCTCAATAAAAGAGGAGAGTGTCTCAATAAAAGAGGAAGACGCTTTGGGAGTGAAAAACGAGACTGAAGATCCGATTaccacca gcgagagacatgactatcgtggatcctccggggagcctcaacaacctcatgaagctgaagaggcagagaagagtctctccagatcagaacaccagatg gacaacgctagcccttcctccctcctggaGTCCCAGTGTCGTGCCTCTCCCGggatgaagaggttgtctgtgctgctggtggactgcaggacaagaacggggctgagtggaactgtgagaggaggagaagagaagaaaggatcagatttgactcatcaaa AAATTGAGAGTGACACAGAAGGAATGGATGAGGACTCTGTGAGTGATCTGAGTTTTGATTCCAGCGAGGATGACATGTTTTTGGAAGGAGAAGATCCAGTTTTCGATCA tgacactgaccccgactgggagcccccagtgccaacttGTCCATCcccctctgaagctggttcatcctcTGGCTCCACACCTTCCGGGCCGTCTAGAGGACCGacaaagaagaggaagaggggaagtgtGCCACCCGCTAACAGAGGGAAAGAAAGGCGTTGGCACACCGTCCTAGAAGACGATGTGGAGCCACCCCAACCAACTTTTAGGCCGAAAAGGAAGCCAGGACCTCAGCTAAACATGACTGCTACGTACAGCCCCCTTCAGCTTTTTCAGCTGTTCTTCACCCAATCCGTTGTAGAGTCGCTCGTGTCTAACACGAATAAGTATGGGAAGATGAAGCAAGCAAGCGAAAAGGTAGCATGGAAGCCCATATCCACGTCAGAGTTTTTCTGCTACCTTTCACTGGTCATCTACATGGGGCTGGTGAGGCTGGAAAGCCTGAGGGACTACTGGAAAACGTCATCTGTCTACCAACTGCCTTTCCCCTCGACAGTTATGTCCTGCAAAAGGTTTCTGGATCTCTCCCAGGCGCTTCACATCAGTGACCCAAAGGTTGATGAAGAGAACGAGAAGAAGAGGGGCACAGCGAGGTTCGATACGCTGTGCAAAATCAAACCTCTCTACCACAGCATTGTCGAGGCCTGCAAGACGTACTTTCAGCCAGCCCAGAACGTGTCAAtcgatgagaggatggtagcctcaaaggACAGAATTGGCCTCCAACAATACATGATAAACAAACCAACCAAGTGTGGTCTCAAACTGTTTGTGTTGGCTGACTCTGCGTGTGCCTACACGTGCAATTTCTTGGTCTATGAGGGGAAGAAGAGTTTTGCTACCGGTAAGGAACTCAGCTATGCCTCTGTAATGGtgttattggattttcaactgctcgggaagggctacaaactgtttgtggattacttctacacaagccctaccctgtttGCAGAGCTTAGGAAGCGGGGAGtgtgggcttgtggcaccattcgtACCTCCAAGGTGGGCTTCCCGAAGACGAAGGTGAACGACATGCCTAAGTGGGCTGAGCGGGGGACCATGAGATGGATCCGTGAAGATGGCCTGCTGTTTGTAAAGTGGATGGATGCCAAAGAGGTGGTGATGTGCTCCACaatccacaagtccttcagtgAGGATTATGTTGTCAGGCGTGTGAAGGACGCTACAGGGGCATGGACCaccaaaaatgtccccattccaacTGCGGTAAAGGACTTCAACAAGAGCATGGAAGGTGTGTACCTATCAGATGTGCTGACGGGCTATTACAATGTTCTCCATAAGAcaatgaaatggtacaagacctTCTTCTATCATTTCATCGACATCGCCGTGGTGAATGCATTCATCCTACACAAGGAAATGGCGACGAGCTGTGGAAAGCCCTTCCTCTCACAGAAAGCCTTCCGAGAGCAGCTCATCAAGGAGCTGGCTGGCCACAGCACCACTGCACCAAGTCCTGTCCCTTCTGCTCGAGAGCAGCTCATCAAGGAGCTGGCTGGCCACAGCACCACTGCACCAAGTCCTGTCCCTTCTGCTCGAGAGCAGCTcatcaaggagcttgctggcCGCAGCACCACTGCACCAAGCCCTGTCCCTTCTGCTCGAGAGCAGCTcatcaaggagcttgctggcCACAGCACCACTGCACCAAGCCCTGTCCCTTCTGCTCGAGAGCAGCTcatcaaggagcttgctggcCGCAGCACCACTGCACCAAGCCCTGTCCCTTCTGCTCGAGAGCAGCTcatcaaggagcttgctggcCGCAGCACCACTGCACCAAGCCCTGTCCCTTCTGCTCGAGAGCAGCTcatcaaggagcttgctggcCACAGCACCACTGCACCAAGCCCTGTCCCTTCTGTCCCTCCTGCCAcaagtgttcatctgcccaaatatatttgtgcaggcatggatgtgcctaagGGCCAAAGGGGCTCAGCATGGAGGCGTTGCTGTGTTGTCTGCAagatgaagtcccccatcacatGCCCCACATGCtcagtgaccctctgctttacatcgGAGAGAGACTGCTACGGCATCTGGCATCAGCAGCAGAATATTGTgtag